From Verrucomicrobiota bacterium JB022, one genomic window encodes:
- a CDS encoding VTT domain-containing protein produces the protein MEPGPFRKLPSPVWWAAIWLLLLVLCGVVLYLVREPVLALVETWFQRPDPVWFVVLASLLPIVGFPISLVYLAAGATFPWWMGWLLCSLSLAINLSLSWLLGRLVLRRPITALMQHTGYRLPDISTTNRFRLAFLLRTVPGIPFWAQNFLLALTDLPFFHYWLISWSTQSVLAAGMCWLGHFGREAAGPVTMVVVIALLLLLPLAKRFLTKPKPAGAAS, from the coding sequence ATGGAGCCCGGCCCATTCAGAAAGCTCCCGTCCCCCGTCTGGTGGGCGGCGATCTGGCTGTTGCTGCTCGTGCTGTGCGGGGTGGTGCTGTATCTGGTGCGCGAGCCGGTGCTGGCGTTGGTCGAGACGTGGTTCCAGCGGCCCGACCCGGTCTGGTTTGTCGTGCTGGCGAGCCTCCTGCCCATCGTGGGTTTCCCGATTTCGCTCGTCTACCTGGCGGCGGGTGCGACGTTCCCGTGGTGGATGGGTTGGCTGCTCTGCAGTCTGTCGCTGGCGATCAACCTATCGCTCAGCTGGCTGCTCGGGCGGCTGGTCTTGCGGCGGCCGATCACCGCGCTGATGCAGCATACCGGCTACCGCCTGCCCGACATCTCCACCACCAACCGATTCCGCCTCGCCTTTTTGCTGCGCACGGTACCGGGTATCCCCTTCTGGGCGCAAAATTTCCTGCTCGCGCTGACGGACCTGCCGTTTTTCCACTACTGGCTGATCTCGTGGTCGACCCAGAGCGTGCTGGCTGCCGGGATGTGCTGGCTGGGCCATTTCGGGCGCGAGGCTGCCGGGCCGGTGACGATGGTGGTCGTGATCGCGCTGCTCCTGCTACTGCCGCTGGCCAAACGTTTTTTGACCAAGCCCAAGCCTGCCGGAGCTGCGTCCTGA
- a CDS encoding NAD(P)/FAD-dependent oxidoreductase → MNASTDVAIIGGGPAGSVAAAALAQRGHRVTLLEASAFPRFKIGESLLPNGNAVWRAIGVWDKIERAGFVKKEGAEFLSANGSCAVHNVFARGLMPGRDYTYQVERSRFDHLLLEHAREQGVEIRQPAKVAALAQSADGWTLNTDTGETLRAAFVLDASGRTAVLGHHLKLARDTLPYPKRLALYLHARHVRRDEGARGGNIIITRLPDGWSWFIPVDGDRVSLGVVTTPERLKASGQDRLDFFWQALRQSPQLAERLAQAEATSELHVTADYSYSHTDFGGPRHLLVGDAACFIDPIFSSGVYLASESAYAAAQLVDRALQAKRPLRAAETTRYTHQIKARVQVMRQLIENFYDDDGAAVFMHPSNVLKLFDAVNSVVAGCTRLPWRLRWRYAIFNGICAANRRWHFIPRVDEASQPELGGRVA, encoded by the coding sequence ATGAACGCATCTACCGATGTGGCCATCATCGGCGGGGGGCCGGCCGGCAGTGTAGCCGCCGCCGCCCTCGCCCAACGCGGGCACCGCGTCACCCTGCTCGAAGCCAGCGCCTTTCCGCGCTTCAAGATCGGCGAGAGCCTGCTGCCCAACGGAAATGCCGTCTGGCGCGCCATCGGCGTGTGGGACAAGATCGAGCGCGCCGGCTTCGTCAAGAAAGAGGGGGCGGAGTTCCTCAGTGCAAACGGCTCGTGCGCGGTCCATAACGTCTTTGCTCGCGGGTTGATGCCCGGGCGCGATTACACTTATCAGGTCGAGCGTTCCCGCTTCGACCACCTCCTGCTGGAGCATGCGCGCGAGCAGGGCGTGGAGATCCGCCAGCCTGCGAAGGTTGCCGCGCTCGCCCAAAGCGCCGATGGCTGGACGCTCAACACCGATACGGGCGAGACTCTGCGCGCCGCCTTTGTGCTCGATGCCTCGGGCCGCACCGCCGTGCTGGGCCATCACCTGAAGCTGGCGCGCGACACGCTACCTTACCCCAAGCGGCTCGCGCTCTACCTCCACGCACGCCACGTGCGGCGCGACGAGGGCGCCCGTGGCGGCAACATCATCATCACGCGCCTGCCCGACGGCTGGTCGTGGTTCATCCCGGTCGACGGCGACCGTGTGTCGCTCGGGGTTGTGACCACGCCCGAGCGCCTGAAGGCCAGTGGGCAGGACCGCCTCGACTTCTTCTGGCAGGCCCTCCGGCAGTCTCCCCAGTTGGCCGAACGTCTGGCGCAGGCCGAAGCTACGAGCGAACTCCATGTGACGGCCGATTACTCTTACAGCCACACGGATTTTGGCGGACCGCGCCACCTGCTGGTGGGCGATGCCGCCTGTTTTATCGATCCGATTTTCTCCTCCGGGGTCTACCTGGCCAGCGAATCGGCCTACGCTGCCGCTCAGTTGGTCGACCGCGCGCTGCAAGCCAAGCGCCCGCTGCGGGCCGCTGAGACGACTCGCTACACCCACCAGATCAAGGCCCGGGTGCAGGTGATGCGGCAGTTGATCGAAAACTTTTACGACGACGACGGAGCCGCCGTTTTCATGCACCCGTCCAACGTCCTGAAGCTGTTCGATGCGGTCAACTCCGTGGTGGCGGGCTGCACGCGGCTCCCGTGGCGGCTGCGCTGGCGCTATGCGATCTTCAACGGCATTTGCGCCGCCAACCGCCGCTGGCACTTCATCCCACGGGTGGACGAGGCCAGCCAGCCTGAGCTTGGAGGCAGAGTCGCCTAG
- a CDS encoding cyclopropane-fatty-acyl-phospholipid synthase family protein — translation MSRLLAAPFWSILKQFRHGHLKVVLPDGKERHFGQPPQECAPYDDPKSPVAELQIRDDRFFRYIVWGGEIGFGEAYMAGLWDSPDVTHLLRFFLANIDTVPGFGDAGRKPMLFNLAKGANWLKHLGRRNSRENSKRNIEEHYDLSNEFYHLWLDETWSYSSAYFPHPEMDLAEAQREKYRRLCRKLQLKPGMKVLEIGCGWGGFALTAAREFGCHVKGITISEAQFEVAVKRVNEAGLNDRIHLDLIDYRDVQGQFDAIVSIEMLEAVGHEYLKTFFTQCHRLLAPHGVLGLQVILAPDSRYEEGRKQADFIKKHVFPGGQLPSLTAMQQAMLSSGELFLQHLETFGQHYARTLRCWRDQFEHRLHDVKELGFDQPFIRKWRYYLCYCEAAFAMRSINVGQMVYTRPNNPYYFTPEELDGLHAVPELPLVTHHPEGC, via the coding sequence ATGAGTCGTTTACTGGCAGCACCCTTCTGGTCCATCCTGAAGCAATTCCGGCACGGGCACCTCAAAGTCGTGCTCCCGGATGGCAAGGAGCGTCACTTCGGCCAGCCGCCGCAAGAATGCGCCCCTTACGACGATCCCAAATCGCCGGTCGCGGAGTTGCAGATCCGCGACGACCGCTTTTTCCGCTACATCGTGTGGGGCGGCGAGATCGGCTTTGGCGAGGCCTACATGGCCGGCTTGTGGGACAGCCCCGACGTCACTCACCTGCTGCGCTTCTTCCTCGCCAATATCGACACCGTACCTGGCTTCGGAGACGCCGGGCGCAAGCCGATGCTGTTCAACCTCGCCAAGGGGGCCAACTGGCTGAAGCACCTCGGCCGCCGCAACTCCAGGGAAAACAGCAAGCGCAACATCGAGGAGCATTACGACCTCAGCAACGAATTTTACCACCTTTGGCTCGACGAGACGTGGTCTTACTCCAGCGCCTATTTCCCTCACCCGGAGATGGACCTCGCCGAGGCCCAGCGTGAGAAATACCGCCGCCTGTGCCGCAAGCTGCAGCTCAAGCCTGGGATGAAGGTGTTGGAGATCGGCTGCGGCTGGGGCGGCTTTGCCCTTACGGCGGCGCGCGAATTCGGCTGCCATGTTAAGGGCATCACCATCTCCGAGGCGCAGTTCGAAGTCGCCGTCAAGCGGGTCAACGAAGCGGGCCTCAACGACCGCATCCACCTCGACTTGATCGACTACCGCGACGTGCAGGGGCAGTTCGACGCGATCGTCTCGATCGAAATGCTCGAAGCGGTCGGACACGAATACCTGAAGACGTTTTTCACGCAATGCCACCGCTTGCTAGCCCCGCATGGCGTGCTGGGCCTACAGGTGATCCTCGCGCCCGACAGCCGCTACGAAGAAGGTCGCAAACAGGCCGACTTTATCAAGAAACATGTCTTCCCCGGCGGGCAGTTGCCGAGCCTCACTGCGATGCAGCAGGCCATGCTCTCTTCCGGCGAGCTGTTTTTGCAGCATTTGGAGACGTTTGGGCAGCACTATGCCCGCACCCTGCGCTGCTGGCGCGACCAGTTTGAGCATCGCCTGCACGATGTGAAGGAGTTGGGCTTCGACCAGCCCTTTATCCGCAAGTGGCGCTACTACCTGTGCTACTGCGAGGCCGCCTTTGCCATGCGCAGCATCAACGTCGGCCAGATGGTCTACACGCGGCCCAACAACCCCTATTACTTCACGCCTGAGGAGTTGGACGGGCTGCACGCTGTGCCGGAGCTGCCGCTGGTGACGCACCACCCCGAGGGTTGCTAG
- a CDS encoding alpha/beta hydrolase, which produces MHGQRSRSRRILSRLASHCRWNVGWVLSLAFVPLTGCRLLLREPKVPMPHHEYPFAAHERQSTLLVFLPGRGDRPEQFADEGLLEELRAANAPVDVWAVDAHLNYYYRRTIGDRLREDVLAPARELGYERIYVVGISLGGLGALMYEVDHGRTWDGIILLAPYLGEDPRLFAQIEAAGGPEQWTPPEETSWDQFQFRLWGWLGSYRREADQRPPVWLGVGADDRFRRPIDLFAESLPPERVYRAPGAHRWPVWRELWREILPETPLVEPKPVEKTP; this is translated from the coding sequence ATGCACGGTCAACGGTCGCGAAGCCGCCGCATCCTGAGTCGCCTCGCCAGTCACTGCCGGTGGAATGTCGGTTGGGTGCTCAGCCTTGCCTTTGTGCCGCTGACGGGCTGCCGCCTGCTCTTGCGCGAGCCCAAGGTGCCCATGCCGCACCACGAATACCCCTTCGCCGCCCACGAGCGCCAATCGACCCTGCTCGTTTTCCTGCCCGGGCGCGGTGATCGCCCGGAGCAATTTGCCGATGAGGGCCTGCTGGAGGAGTTGCGTGCCGCCAATGCCCCGGTCGACGTCTGGGCCGTCGATGCCCACCTCAATTACTACTACCGCCGCACGATTGGCGACCGCCTGCGCGAAGACGTGCTGGCCCCCGCTCGCGAGCTGGGCTACGAGCGCATCTATGTGGTGGGCATCTCGCTCGGCGGCCTTGGCGCACTGATGTACGAGGTGGACCACGGGCGCACGTGGGACGGCATCATCCTGCTCGCGCCCTACCTGGGCGAAGACCCCCGCCTGTTTGCCCAGATCGAAGCCGCCGGGGGGCCGGAGCAATGGACTCCGCCCGAGGAGACGTCGTGGGATCAGTTCCAGTTTCGCCTTTGGGGCTGGCTGGGCAGCTACCGTCGCGAAGCCGACCAGCGCCCGCCCGTATGGCTGGGAGTGGGGGCCGACGACCGCTTCCGCCGCCCGATCGACCTTTTTGCCGAATCGCTGCCGCCCGAGCGGGTCTACCGCGCCCCTGGTGCCCACCGTTGGCCGGTGTGGCGCGAATTGTGGCGCGAGATCCTGCCCGAGACCCCTCTGGTGGAGCCCAAGCCAGTTGAGAAGACACCATGA
- a CDS encoding FAD-dependent oxidoreductase, producing MRKVAIVGTGISGLACAHRLHPQCELTLYEREDYVGGHTNTVTVREIDREVPIDTGFMVYNEVTYPRLTALFEELQVPTQEADMSFGMNHLPARLTWCSHQLQGIFAQKRNVARPQFWLMIRDFYKFNRIINRLARLDALPDQTLGEFLEQHCFSEPFARLYLLPMCGAIWSTPQDHIRAFPLPSLARFLYNHGLLGRVTHHTWRTVTGGSRVYRERLIEPFRERIHTALPAVEVQRRASGAVVVDAKGEKQAFDSVIIATHADEALQLLANPTRDEHQVLGAFAYNRSHVQLHTDARVMPGPRSAWAAWNYRVEAVGHDAVTASTHYWMNRLQGVSDRQQYFVSLDAQHVVDPQTVLWEKEYTHPRFDLPAVKAQAHLPRLNETGPIYFAGAYFRYGFHEDGLMSGENVAQALNAMEKASIVA from the coding sequence ATGCGTAAAGTCGCCATCGTCGGAACCGGGATCTCGGGCCTCGCCTGTGCCCATCGCTTGCATCCACAGTGCGAGCTGACGCTCTATGAGCGGGAGGATTACGTCGGCGGGCACACCAATACGGTGACGGTGCGCGAGATCGACCGCGAGGTGCCGATCGACACGGGATTCATGGTCTACAACGAGGTGACGTATCCTCGCCTGACGGCCTTGTTTGAGGAATTGCAGGTGCCGACCCAGGAGGCCGACATGTCGTTTGGCATGAATCACCTGCCTGCCCGGTTGACGTGGTGCAGTCACCAGTTGCAGGGGATCTTCGCCCAAAAGCGCAACGTTGCGCGCCCGCAGTTCTGGCTGATGATCCGCGACTTCTACAAGTTCAACCGCATCATCAACCGGCTGGCGCGACTGGATGCCCTGCCCGACCAGACCTTGGGTGAATTCCTGGAACAGCACTGCTTCAGCGAACCGTTTGCGCGCCTCTACCTGCTGCCGATGTGCGGCGCCATCTGGTCGACCCCGCAGGATCACATCCGCGCCTTCCCCCTGCCCTCGCTCGCCCGCTTTCTCTACAACCACGGCCTGCTCGGGCGCGTAACGCACCACACCTGGCGCACGGTGACGGGTGGCAGCCGGGTCTATCGCGAGCGCTTGATCGAGCCGTTCCGCGAGCGGATCCACACGGCGCTGCCGGCGGTGGAAGTCCAGCGGCGTGCTAGCGGGGCCGTAGTCGTCGATGCGAAAGGTGAAAAGCAGGCCTTTGATTCGGTGATCATCGCCACCCATGCCGATGAGGCTTTGCAGCTGCTGGCCAACCCAACCCGCGACGAACATCAGGTGTTGGGCGCGTTTGCCTACAACCGCAGCCACGTGCAACTCCACACCGATGCCCGCGTGATGCCGGGGCCACGCTCGGCCTGGGCCGCCTGGAACTACCGGGTGGAAGCGGTGGGGCACGACGCCGTCACTGCCTCGACGCACTATTGGATGAATCGGCTGCAAGGGGTGTCCGACCGGCAGCAGTATTTTGTGAGCCTCGATGCACAGCATGTGGTGGATCCTCAAACGGTGCTCTGGGAGAAGGAATACACGCACCCGCGCTTCGACTTGCCCGCGGTGAAGGCGCAAGCACACCTGCCCCGGCTCAATGAAACGGGCCCGATCTACTTTGCTGGGGCCTACTTCCGATATGGCTTCCACGAAGACGGCCTCATGAGCGGCGAAAACGTTGCCCAAGCGTTGAACGCGATGGAAAAAGCCAGTATCGTGGCGTGA
- a CDS encoding DUF1365 domain-containing protein — protein sequence MASESPLRSALYACRASHDRYEPRRYGFKSRLFMFYLDLDELSELSRRIPIFSRNRPNVYSFYDRDHLFMGHRDLRDNVRAFLRERGVTETVWRIELLTSVRVFGYVFNPLSVFVCYDESDAPLAMIAEVHNTFGELKPYLITREQMQRNVFTDEVPKHFYISPFSDLDHHLSLKLHVPGQRLALAVGGRYEGRSQPFFHATLTGARQPLTTQRLLAFSAQFPLVTARVMGLIHWHALKLWLKGVPFRMKEKEPELQQGIYPKLGQKDAPTVKSS from the coding sequence ATGGCTAGCGAATCTCCCCTCCGCTCGGCCCTGTACGCCTGTCGTGCCTCCCACGACCGCTACGAGCCTCGGCGCTACGGCTTCAAGTCGCGCCTCTTCATGTTTTATCTCGATCTGGACGAGCTGTCGGAGCTTTCCCGGCGCATCCCGATCTTCAGCCGCAACCGCCCCAACGTCTATTCGTTTTACGACCGCGACCACCTCTTCATGGGGCATCGCGACCTCCGGGACAACGTGCGGGCGTTTCTACGGGAGCGCGGCGTCACGGAGACGGTCTGGCGCATCGAGCTGCTGACCAGCGTGCGCGTGTTCGGCTACGTCTTCAACCCGCTCAGCGTCTTTGTCTGCTACGACGAAAGCGACGCGCCGCTCGCGATGATCGCGGAGGTGCACAACACCTTCGGCGAGCTGAAGCCCTACCTGATCACGCGCGAGCAGATGCAGCGCAACGTGTTTACGGATGAGGTGCCGAAGCACTTCTACATCTCCCCGTTCAGCGACCTCGACCACCACCTGTCGCTAAAGCTGCACGTGCCCGGTCAACGTCTCGCCCTGGCGGTGGGTGGGCGCTACGAAGGCCGGTCTCAACCCTTTTTCCACGCCACGCTCACCGGGGCGCGCCAGCCGCTGACGACACAGCGCTTACTGGCCTTCAGCGCCCAGTTCCCCCTCGTCACCGCGCGGGTCATGGGGCTGATCCATTGGCATGCGCTCAAGCTGTGGCTGAAGGGCGTGCCCTTCCGGATGAAGGAAAAGGAGCCGGAGCTGCAACAGGGCATCTACCCAAAATTGGGGCAGAAGGATGCGCCGACGGTGAAATCTTCGTAA
- a CDS encoding glycoside hydrolase family 3 C-terminal domain-containing protein, producing MPLRSLSLLGLLAALPLSPAHAAEPCCAPVVHVHGSAHYVKPDGLPAQMQGQRFIASVSNLEPGPYLVEVDLAETEFREPGQRQIQVEIARQKVAEHLDPFAEAGFGQIVTVQGEVDHLGDAQRGPLEVRFTGRKGEAVFAEIRVFNDQGELAARLTAEDLSAMVATADTPPEIKGPVLFRDPSQPRDARVDDLIRRMTLSEKAAQLVNGANAVERLGVPEYDYWNECLHGVARAGVATVFPQAIGMAATWDPALLQETADIIATEARAKHHESARNGERGRYHGLTFWTPNINIFRDPRWGRGQETYGEDPYLTGVLGVSFIRGLQGDDPNYLKVMACAKHFAVHSGPEPERHWFDATAPETDFYDTYLPHFEMAVKEGSVGSVMSAYNRVDGESATSSHFLLTEILRDQWGFDGHVVSDCGAVFDIWARHKIVDTPAAAVARSIQAGCDLNCGSQYFSIPQAVQTGLLSEAEVDRALHRVLLARFQLGMFDPPEDVPYASIPFDVVDSPEHAQQALDVARESLVLLSNHNTLPLDLDRLQTIAVIGANADSVPMLLGNYNGTPSAPVTILQGIRDAVGDDVEVLHATGAPLVAGAEDADEQLTAQRAEAVQMASRADVVIYVGGISPQLEGEEMRVDLPGFRGGDRTSIELPESQTELLHALHATGKPVVFVNCSGSAIALPWEAEHLGAILQAWYPGQAGGTAVADVLFGRYNPSGRLPVTFNRSTDDLPPFEDYAMAGRTYRYFEGEPLFAFGHGLSYTTFAYGKPRLIPASARPDGTVRLKVEVRNEGKRDGDEVVQIYALETPSATAPLRRLIAFARVPLKAGEKRTVELEIPLHHLRLWNPDTDAYEVAPGSYTLGVGRSSADIRQQVKLKVAQSR from the coding sequence ATGCCCTTGCGATCCCTCTCCCTCCTGGGCCTGCTGGCCGCGTTACCCCTTTCGCCCGCCCACGCCGCCGAGCCCTGCTGCGCGCCCGTCGTGCATGTCCACGGCAGCGCCCACTACGTAAAGCCCGATGGCCTGCCTGCGCAGATGCAAGGCCAGCGCTTCATCGCCTCCGTCTCCAACCTCGAGCCGGGCCCTTACCTCGTGGAGGTAGATCTGGCCGAAACCGAATTTCGCGAACCCGGCCAACGCCAGATCCAGGTCGAGATCGCCCGTCAGAAGGTGGCCGAGCATCTCGACCCGTTCGCCGAAGCCGGCTTTGGCCAGATCGTCACCGTGCAGGGCGAAGTCGATCACTTGGGTGACGCCCAACGGGGGCCGCTGGAGGTCCGCTTTACCGGCCGCAAGGGCGAGGCTGTCTTTGCCGAGATCCGCGTCTTCAACGATCAGGGCGAACTGGCCGCACGCCTTACGGCAGAAGACCTCAGCGCCATGGTCGCCACCGCCGACACCCCGCCGGAGATCAAGGGGCCCGTGCTTTTCCGCGACCCATCGCAGCCGAGGGATGCCCGCGTCGACGACCTCATCCGCCGCATGACCTTGAGCGAAAAAGCCGCCCAGCTCGTCAACGGCGCCAACGCGGTCGAACGCCTCGGCGTGCCCGAATACGATTACTGGAACGAGTGCCTGCACGGGGTGGCCCGCGCGGGCGTCGCGACTGTCTTCCCGCAGGCCATCGGCATGGCGGCGACCTGGGACCCCGCCCTGCTCCAGGAGACGGCGGACATCATCGCGACCGAAGCGCGAGCGAAGCACCACGAATCGGCCCGCAACGGCGAACGGGGCCGCTACCACGGGCTCACCTTCTGGACGCCCAACATCAATATCTTCCGCGATCCGCGCTGGGGCCGGGGCCAGGAAACCTACGGCGAAGATCCTTACCTGACGGGCGTGCTTGGCGTCTCCTTTATCCGCGGCCTGCAGGGCGACGACCCGAACTACCTCAAGGTGATGGCCTGCGCCAAACACTTTGCCGTGCACAGCGGGCCGGAGCCGGAGCGCCACTGGTTTGACGCCACCGCGCCGGAGACGGATTTTTACGATACCTACCTGCCGCATTTCGAGATGGCGGTAAAGGAGGGGAGCGTCGGCTCGGTCATGAGCGCCTACAATCGCGTGGATGGCGAATCGGCCACCTCCAGCCATTTCCTGCTCACGGAGATCCTGCGCGACCAGTGGGGCTTCGACGGCCATGTCGTCTCCGACTGCGGCGCCGTTTTCGACATCTGGGCGCGCCACAAGATCGTCGACACCCCGGCAGCCGCCGTCGCCCGCTCGATCCAGGCCGGTTGCGACCTGAATTGTGGCAGCCAGTATTTCTCCATCCCGCAGGCCGTGCAGACCGGCCTGCTGAGCGAAGCCGAGGTCGACCGCGCGCTCCACCGGGTGTTGCTCGCCCGCTTCCAGCTCGGCATGTTCGACCCGCCGGAAGACGTGCCCTACGCAAGCATCCCCTTTGACGTGGTGGACTCGCCGGAACACGCGCAACAGGCACTCGACGTGGCCCGCGAGTCCCTCGTGCTGCTGAGCAACCACAACACCTTGCCGCTCGACCTCGATCGGCTCCAAACGATCGCCGTGATCGGGGCCAACGCCGACTCCGTGCCCATGCTGCTCGGCAACTACAACGGCACGCCCTCCGCCCCCGTAACGATCCTGCAAGGGATCCGCGACGCAGTAGGCGACGACGTGGAGGTGCTGCACGCCACCGGAGCTCCCCTCGTGGCTGGAGCCGAAGACGCCGACGAGCAATTGACCGCACAGCGCGCTGAAGCGGTGCAGATGGCTTCCCGGGCCGACGTCGTGATCTACGTCGGTGGCATCAGCCCCCAACTGGAGGGCGAGGAAATGCGCGTCGATCTGCCAGGCTTCCGCGGCGGCGACCGCACCTCCATCGAGCTGCCCGAGAGCCAGACGGAGCTGCTGCACGCCCTCCATGCCACGGGCAAGCCAGTCGTATTCGTCAACTGCAGCGGCAGCGCCATCGCCCTGCCGTGGGAGGCCGAACACCTCGGTGCGATCCTGCAGGCCTGGTATCCGGGGCAGGCGGGCGGCACCGCAGTCGCCGATGTGCTCTTTGGGCGCTATAACCCCTCGGGGCGACTCCCGGTGACGTTCAACCGCTCCACCGACGACTTGCCGCCCTTCGAGGACTACGCCATGGCCGGGCGCACTTATCGTTACTTCGAGGGTGAGCCGCTCTTTGCCTTTGGCCACGGCCTCAGCTACACGACTTTTGCCTACGGCAAGCCACGGCTCATCCCTGCTTCCGCCCGGCCGGACGGCACCGTACGCCTCAAGGTCGAAGTCCGCAACGAAGGCAAACGCGATGGCGACGAAGTCGTCCAGATCTATGCGCTGGAGACGCCGTCGGCAACGGCCCCTCTCCGCCGCCTGATCGCCTTTGCCCGCGTGCCCCTCAAGGCCGGTGAAAAGCGCACGGTGGAGCTGGAGATCCCGCTGCACCACCTGCGCCTGTGGAATCCGGATACCGACGCCTACGAAGTCGCCCCCGGCAGCTACACCTTGGGCGTCGGCCGCTCCTCCGCCGACATCCGCCAGCAGGTGAAGCTGAAAGTCGCCCAAAGCCGCTAG
- a CDS encoding NAD(P)/FAD-dependent oxidoreductase — protein MAGDYDVIIFGGALSGAATGFLLRRHHPGLRVLIVERAEAFDRKVGESTVELSSYYLGKVLGLTPHLLQHHLVKQGLRFWFSNDQCQSFDDCSEIGPGYHVRLPGFQIDRAILDTFQLERAVEAGCELWRPAEVKDVQLSPGGLQQVTVQRGNERQTVSARWVVDATGFARLLARKNSWVERNEAHPISSMWARWKNVTHWEDLDLLDAHPCYAKRCKGTRQTATNHLLGDGWWAWWIPLQGGETSIGIVYDERLSQPPEGANVAERLRRHLEQHPVGRELLKNAEPDLDDVHYRKHLPWLSREVCGDGFCLVGDAAGFIDPFYSPGLDWIAFTTMNALKLIGHERQGMDVAELAAERNRALRLSYWRWFKAIYQDRYYYMGDFELLRLGFRMDLSTYYFGVASQPFKYGSIKGFENPPLTGPHTEVPYATLRRFNRRMVAIGCQRRANGSFGQANKGHNDAFRSYEFDHTLLQRIGWNLLWWGALELKEGWRARQEPEPAGMVPGLAPA, from the coding sequence ATGGCCGGTGACTACGACGTCATCATCTTCGGAGGTGCCCTCTCCGGGGCTGCCACCGGCTTCCTTTTGCGCCGCCACCACCCGGGCCTGCGGGTGCTCATCGTGGAGCGCGCGGAGGCCTTCGACCGCAAGGTAGGCGAGAGCACGGTCGAGCTGAGCAGCTATTACCTAGGCAAAGTCCTCGGCCTGACGCCTCACCTCCTGCAGCATCATCTGGTCAAGCAGGGACTGCGCTTCTGGTTCAGCAACGACCAGTGCCAGAGCTTCGACGATTGCAGCGAAATCGGGCCGGGCTACCACGTGCGCCTACCGGGCTTCCAGATCGACCGCGCCATCCTCGATACCTTCCAACTGGAGCGAGCGGTCGAGGCGGGTTGTGAGCTGTGGCGACCGGCTGAAGTCAAGGACGTGCAACTGAGCCCCGGCGGCCTGCAGCAGGTAACGGTGCAGCGCGGCAACGAGCGCCAGACGGTCAGCGCCCGCTGGGTCGTGGACGCGACCGGCTTTGCCCGTCTGCTCGCCCGCAAGAACAGCTGGGTAGAGCGCAACGAGGCCCACCCCATTTCCTCCATGTGGGCACGGTGGAAAAACGTGACCCATTGGGAAGACCTCGACCTGCTCGACGCCCACCCCTGCTACGCCAAGCGTTGCAAAGGCACGCGGCAGACCGCCACCAACCACCTCCTTGGCGACGGCTGGTGGGCCTGGTGGATCCCCCTGCAGGGCGGCGAAACCAGCATCGGCATCGTCTACGACGAGCGCCTGAGCCAGCCGCCGGAAGGTGCCAACGTGGCCGAGCGCCTGCGTCGCCACCTGGAGCAACACCCGGTGGGCCGAGAGCTCCTGAAAAACGCCGAGCCCGACCTCGACGACGTGCACTACCGCAAGCACTTGCCGTGGCTCTCCCGCGAGGTGTGCGGCGACGGCTTTTGCCTGGTGGGCGACGCGGCGGGCTTCATCGACCCCTTTTACAGCCCCGGCCTCGACTGGATCGCCTTCACCACCATGAACGCGCTCAAGCTGATCGGCCACGAGCGGCAGGGTATGGACGTCGCCGAACTGGCGGCAGAGCGTAACCGCGCGCTACGACTCTCCTACTGGCGCTGGTTCAAGGCGATCTATCAAGACCGCTACTATTACATGGGCGATTTCGAACTGCTGCGGCTGGGCTTCCGCATGGACCTTTCGACCTACTATTTCGGCGTGGCTTCGCAGCCCTTCAAGTATGGCAGCATCAAAGGCTTCGAAAACCCTCCGCTCACCGGGCCGCATACCGAGGTGCCATACGCGACCTTGCGCCGCTTCAACCGCCGAATGGTCGCGATCGGCTGCCAGCGCCGCGCCAACGGCAGCTTTGGTCAGGCCAACAAGGGGCACAACGACGCCTTCCGCAGCTATGAATTTGACCACACACTGCTGCAGCGCATCGGCTGGAACCTGCTGTGGTGGGGTGCGCTGGAGCTGAAGGAAGGCTGGCGCGCTCGCCAGGAGCCCGAACCCGCCGGTATGGTGCCGGGCCTCGCCCCCGCCTGA
- a CDS encoding phosphopantetheine-binding protein has product MSDPLKQELKELVVNSLHLEDVQPADIPDDEKLFGGGLDLDSIDALELVVQLEKTYGIKLGSSEESMKALSSINVLADYIRTHSPQA; this is encoded by the coding sequence ATGTCTGATCCATTGAAGCAGGAGCTGAAGGAACTCGTGGTGAACTCCCTCCACCTCGAGGATGTGCAACCCGCCGATATCCCCGACGACGAAAAGCTGTTCGGCGGCGGGCTCGATCTCGACTCCATCGACGCCCTGGAGCTGGTCGTGCAGCTCGAAAAGACCTATGGCATCAAGCTCGGCAGCAGCGAGGAATCGATGAAGGCACTCAGCTCGATCAACGTGCTCGCGGACTACATCCGCACCCATTCGCCCCAAGCCTAA